The proteins below are encoded in one region of Phyllopteryx taeniolatus isolate TA_2022b chromosome 11, UOR_Ptae_1.2, whole genome shotgun sequence:
- the tp53bp2a gene encoding apoptosis-stimulating of p53 protein 2a isoform X3, whose product MRYEAKMMPMFLTVYLSNNDQHFTEVPITPETLCRDVVDLCKEPGEADCHLSEMWRGSERAVGDGERMLDVLQRWGQHRAEVRFFLRHNRSPSRESAGSRGSEPKRNGVKCPPDRRMENGVSTPRMDMTLAELQEMAARQQQQIEAQQQLLASKEQRLRYLKQQEQRHQQQASEQEKLQRLRDNIENQEGRLKKVRALKGQVEQKRLSNGKLVEEIEQMNNLFLQKQRELVMAASKVEELSRQLDLLKSGKVDNYHDNQSSVAELERLYKELQLRNKLNQDQNAKLQLQRENLNKRNMEAAAMDKRISELRDRLWKKKAALQQKENVPVPSDGPASQQQSGGTSRVAAVGPYIQSSTLPRGGPGRHDLLVKPAYPDGTSTLPTHELQSKGGTEAIFLFEPLKELRAKRKGSHSSKLESNGHVPASSTLPRMTSHAHKDQDDTEPKRDRKVRPFSMFEPTEVPATSLRKNQSSDDLVRDAQSAPKVPVKVPPPVPTKPKGPNVIPYGKQGLNTGTFPKTKPHSSHPQPGQGHVPLLPSQSQTLPLPPKQDPPPAATVRPFTPELPSSKPQTLATSSIYSMYTQQSGIQGALSRCQSRPNGFVSVYGKPVIPGGGSQHLENPYSERRSPALESEVDQSSANHTGPSPSEGAQPETERIPRPLSPTKLLPFISNPYRHQSDGDLEALRKKLYNAPRPLKKRSSITEPEGPAGPNIQKLLYQKTTLAAMETTVITTTTPASPGEAEKGSEVIVGPHFPSPLSGAENHPSDAALSLEGPQFPGGNVPIPAPIEQTRSPAVILDAEDIVPPPPPAHPAPRPEDALFPPPPPPPPAGLEDPIPNLPPLPPEGFLEEFPPYPPPPYPSGAEQDSLGEDTFNMKAPEVTGQVALPPGKRTNLRKLGSERIDHNMRVKFNPLALLLDSSLEGEFDLVQRIIYEVEDPSQPNDEGITALHNAVCAGHTEIVKFLVQYGVNVNAADSDGWTPLHCAASCNNVQVCKFLVESAAAVFNTTYSDMQTAADKCEEMEEGYTQCSQFLYGVQEKMGIMNRGVVYALWDFTGENPDELSFRDGDCMTVVRREDEDEIEWWWARLGDNEGYIPRNLLGLYPRIKPRQRSLA is encoded by the exons ATGCGGTACGAAGCTAAAATGATGCCG ATGTTCCTGACAGTTTACCTCAgtaacaatgatcaacattttactGAGGTTCCCATCACTCCAGAAACACTATGTCGGGACGTGGTGGACTTGTGCAAGGAGCCGGGGGAGGCCGACTGTCACCTGTCGGAAATGTGGCGCGGATCCG AGCGAGCCGTAGGGGACGGGGAGCGGATGCTGGATGTGCTACAACGATGGGGACAGCACAGGGCGGAGGTGCGCTTCTTTCTGCGTCACAACCGATCCCCAAGTAGGGAATCGG CGGGGTCCAGAGGCTCGGAGCCAAAGAGAAATGGGGTGAAGTGTCCCCCAGACAGAAGGATGGAGAATGGG GTGTCAACACCCAGGATGGACATGACTTTGGCAGAGCTACAGGAGATGGCAGccaggcagcagcagcagattgAAGCCCAACAGCAACTCCTCGCTTCCAAG GAGCAGCGACTGCGCTACCTAAAGCAGCAGGAGCAGCGTCATCAGCAGCAAGCCTCTGAACAGGAGAAGCTGCAGCGCCTCCGTGACAACATCGAGAACCAGGAGGGGCGCCTCAAGAAGGTCCGAGCCCTCAAAGGCCAAGTGGAGCAGAAGCGCCTAAGCAACGGCAAACTCG TGGAGGAGATCGAGCAGATGAACAACCTCTTCCTGCAGAAGCAGCGAGAGCTGGTGATGGCCGCGTCCAAGGTGGAGGAGCTTAGCCGACAGCTGGACTTGCTCAAAAGTGGCAAAGTGGACAACTACCATGACAACCAGAGCTCCGTGGCTGAACTGGAGCGCCTCTACAAGGAGCTACAG CTGAGGAACAAGCTCAACCAGGACCAAAATGCCAAACTGCAGCTGCAGCGAGAGAACCTGAACAAGCGCAACATGGAGGCGGCCGCCATGGACAAGAGGATCAGCGAGCTCCGCGATCGACTGTGGAAGAAGAAGGCGGCTCTGCAGCAGAAGGAGAATGTGCCC GTGCCTTCTGATGGACCAGCCAGTCAGCAACAGTCAGGTGGTACATCTCGTGTGGCAGCGGTCGGCCCGTACATCCAGTCGTCCACACTGCCCCGCGGTGGCCCGGGCAGGCACGACCTGCTTGTAAAACCAGCCTACCCGGACGGCACCTCCACCTTGCCGACGCATGAGCTGCAGAGCAAGGGTGGAACAG AAGCCATATTCTTGTTTGAGCCTCTGAAAGAGCTTCGGGCCAAGAGAAAAG GGAGCCATTCATCGAAACTGGAGTCAAACGGTCATGTTCCAGCTTCTTCAACACTCCCACGAATGACATCTCACGCCCACAAAGACCAAG ATGACACAGAGCCCAAGAGGGACAGGAAGGTGCGTCCATTTTCCATGTTTGAACCGACTGAGGTTCCTGCTACATCACTCCGCAAAAACCAGAGCAGTGATGACTTGGTTAGGGATGCCCAG TCTGCTCCCAAGGTGCCAGTCAAGGTCCCGCCACCTGTGCCCACCAAACCAAAAGGCCCAAATGTCATCCCATACGGCAAGCAGGGCCTCAACACGGGCACCTTTCCTAAAACTAAGCCTCACAGCAGCCACCCCCAACCTGGCCAAGGCCACGTCCCTCTCCTGCCCTCCCAGAGCCAGACACTCCCCCTGCCTCCAAAGCAGGACCCTCCACCCGCTGCCACCGTGCGGCCTTTCACCCCGGAGCTGCCTTCTTCCAAGCCGCAGACCCTTGCCACCAGCTCCATCTACTCCATGTACACTCAGCAGTCTGGCATCCAGGGAGCCCTCAGCAGATGTCAGAGCCGCCCCAATGGCTTTGTTAGTG TGTATGGGAAGCCGGTGATTCCCGGCGGAGGCTCCCAGCACCTGGAGAACCCTTACTCGGAACGTCGCTCCCCAGCGCTGGAATCCGAGGTGGACCAGAGCAGTGCAAACCACACGGGTCCCAGTCCATCCGAGGGCGCCCAACCAGAAACTGAGCGCATCCCGCGACCCCTCAGCCCCACCAAGCTGCTCCCTTTCATTTCTAACCCCTACCGGCACCAGAGCGACGGGGACCTGGAGGCCCTCAGGAAGAAGCTCTACAACGCCCCCAGGCCCCTGAAGAAGCGCAGCTCCATCACGGAGCCAGAGGGACCCGCGGGGCCCAACATCCAGAAGCTCCTCTACCAGAAAACCACGCTGGCAGCCATGGAGACCACTGTGATTACGACGACCACTCCCGCCTCTCCTGGTGAAGCAGAGAAGGGGTCTGAGGTAATCGTGGGGCCACACTTTCCGAGCCCATTGAGCGGCGCAGAGAACCACCCCTCCGATGCGGCACTATCTCTGGAGGGACCCCAGTTCCCGGGTGGGAATGTTCCCATTCCAGCTCCCATAGAACAAACCAGATCACCCGCCGTCATCCTCGACGCCGAAGACATCGTCCCCCCGCCTCCTCCGGCACACCCGGCCCCTCGGCCCGAAGATGCTCTcttcccgccgccgccgccgccccccccTGCTGGTCTGGAGGACCCCATCCCTAACCTGCCCCCTCTGCCTCCAGAGGGCTTCCTGGAAGAGTTCCCCCCTTACCCGCCGCCTCCGTACCCCAGTGGAGCGGAGCAGGACAGCCTGGGCGAGGACACCTTTAATATGAAAGCGCCTGAGGTCACCGGTCAGGTTGCTCTGCCTCCA GGCAAAAGGACCAACCTGCGCAAACTCGGCTCGGAACGCATCGACCATAACATGAGAGTCAAGTTCAACCCGCTGGCCCTGCTTCTCGACTCCTCTCTGGAGGGAGAGTTCGACCTGGTCCAGAGAATTATCTACGAG GTGGAGGACCCCAGCCAGCCCAACGACGAAGGTATCACCGCGCTACACAACGCCGTGTGCGCCGGACACACGGAGATTGTAAAGTTTCTCGTCCAATACGGCGTCAATGTCAACGCTGCAGACAGCGACGGCTG GACGCCtcttcactgtgccgcctcctGCAACAATGTGCAAGTGTGCAAGTTCCTGGTGGAGTCTGCCGCCGCCGTCTTCAACACGACGTACAGCGACATGCAGACGGCGGCCGACAAGTGCGAGGAGATGGAGGAAGGTTACACCCAGTGCTCCCAGTTCCTATATG GCGTTCAAGAGAAGATGGGCATCATGAACAGGGGCGTGGTCTACGCCCTGTGGGACTTCACGGGAGAGAATCCCGACGAGCTGTCCTTCCGCGACGGGGACTGCATGACGGTCGTCCGCCGGGAGGATGAGGACGAGATCGAGTGGTGGTGGGCGCGCCTGGGAGACAACGAGGGCTACATTCCCCGCAACCTACTCGGg CTGTACCCGAGAATAAAGCCACGACAGAGAAGCCTCGCTTAA
- the tp53bp2a gene encoding apoptosis-stimulating of p53 protein 2a isoform X4: MRYEAKMMPMFLTVYLSNNDQHFTEVPITPETLCRDVVDLCKEPGEADCHLSEMWRGSERAVGDGERMLDVLQRWGQHRAEVRFFLRHNRSPSRESAGSRGSEPKRNGVKCPPDRRMENGVSTPRMDMTLAELQEMAARQQQQIEAQQQLLASKEQRLRYLKQQEQRHQQQASEQEKLQRLRDNIENQEGRLKKVRALKGQVEQKRLSNGKLVEEIEQMNNLFLQKQRELVMAASKVEELSRQLDLLKSGKVDNYHDNQSSVAELERLYKELQLRNKLNQDQNAKLQLQRENLNKRNMEAAAMDKRISELRDRLWKKKAALQQKENVPNGYPSKERASKDTHPQVPSDGPASQQQSGGTSRVAAVGPYIQSSTLPRGGPGRHDLLVKPAYPDGTSTLPTHELQSKGGTGSHSSKLESNGHVPASSTLPRMTSHAHKDQDDTEPKRDRKVRPFSMFEPTEVPATSLRKNQSSDDLVRDAQSAPKVPVKVPPPVPTKPKGPNVIPYGKQGLNTGTFPKTKPHSSHPQPGQGHVPLLPSQSQTLPLPPKQDPPPAATVRPFTPELPSSKPQTLATSSIYSMYTQQSGIQGALSRCQSRPNGFVSVYGKPVIPGGGSQHLENPYSERRSPALESEVDQSSANHTGPSPSEGAQPETERIPRPLSPTKLLPFISNPYRHQSDGDLEALRKKLYNAPRPLKKRSSITEPEGPAGPNIQKLLYQKTTLAAMETTVITTTTPASPGEAEKGSEVIVGPHFPSPLSGAENHPSDAALSLEGPQFPGGNVPIPAPIEQTRSPAVILDAEDIVPPPPPAHPAPRPEDALFPPPPPPPPAGLEDPIPNLPPLPPEGFLEEFPPYPPPPYPSGAEQDSLGEDTFNMKAPEVTGQVALPPGKRTNLRKLGSERIDHNMRVKFNPLALLLDSSLEGEFDLVQRIIYEVEDPSQPNDEGITALHNAVCAGHTEIVKFLVQYGVNVNAADSDGWTPLHCAASCNNVQVCKFLVESAAAVFNTTYSDMQTAADKCEEMEEGYTQCSQFLYGVQEKMGIMNRGVVYALWDFTGENPDELSFRDGDCMTVVRREDEDEIEWWWARLGDNEGYIPRNLLGLYPRIKPRQRSLA, translated from the exons ATGCGGTACGAAGCTAAAATGATGCCG ATGTTCCTGACAGTTTACCTCAgtaacaatgatcaacattttactGAGGTTCCCATCACTCCAGAAACACTATGTCGGGACGTGGTGGACTTGTGCAAGGAGCCGGGGGAGGCCGACTGTCACCTGTCGGAAATGTGGCGCGGATCCG AGCGAGCCGTAGGGGACGGGGAGCGGATGCTGGATGTGCTACAACGATGGGGACAGCACAGGGCGGAGGTGCGCTTCTTTCTGCGTCACAACCGATCCCCAAGTAGGGAATCGG CGGGGTCCAGAGGCTCGGAGCCAAAGAGAAATGGGGTGAAGTGTCCCCCAGACAGAAGGATGGAGAATGGG GTGTCAACACCCAGGATGGACATGACTTTGGCAGAGCTACAGGAGATGGCAGccaggcagcagcagcagattgAAGCCCAACAGCAACTCCTCGCTTCCAAG GAGCAGCGACTGCGCTACCTAAAGCAGCAGGAGCAGCGTCATCAGCAGCAAGCCTCTGAACAGGAGAAGCTGCAGCGCCTCCGTGACAACATCGAGAACCAGGAGGGGCGCCTCAAGAAGGTCCGAGCCCTCAAAGGCCAAGTGGAGCAGAAGCGCCTAAGCAACGGCAAACTCG TGGAGGAGATCGAGCAGATGAACAACCTCTTCCTGCAGAAGCAGCGAGAGCTGGTGATGGCCGCGTCCAAGGTGGAGGAGCTTAGCCGACAGCTGGACTTGCTCAAAAGTGGCAAAGTGGACAACTACCATGACAACCAGAGCTCCGTGGCTGAACTGGAGCGCCTCTACAAGGAGCTACAG CTGAGGAACAAGCTCAACCAGGACCAAAATGCCAAACTGCAGCTGCAGCGAGAGAACCTGAACAAGCGCAACATGGAGGCGGCCGCCATGGACAAGAGGATCAGCGAGCTCCGCGATCGACTGTGGAAGAAGAAGGCGGCTCTGCAGCAGAAGGAGAATGTGCCC AATGGCTATCCCAGTAAAGAGAGGGCTTCAAAAGACACACATCCTCAG GTGCCTTCTGATGGACCAGCCAGTCAGCAACAGTCAGGTGGTACATCTCGTGTGGCAGCGGTCGGCCCGTACATCCAGTCGTCCACACTGCCCCGCGGTGGCCCGGGCAGGCACGACCTGCTTGTAAAACCAGCCTACCCGGACGGCACCTCCACCTTGCCGACGCATGAGCTGCAGAGCAAGGGTGGAACAG GGAGCCATTCATCGAAACTGGAGTCAAACGGTCATGTTCCAGCTTCTTCAACACTCCCACGAATGACATCTCACGCCCACAAAGACCAAG ATGACACAGAGCCCAAGAGGGACAGGAAGGTGCGTCCATTTTCCATGTTTGAACCGACTGAGGTTCCTGCTACATCACTCCGCAAAAACCAGAGCAGTGATGACTTGGTTAGGGATGCCCAG TCTGCTCCCAAGGTGCCAGTCAAGGTCCCGCCACCTGTGCCCACCAAACCAAAAGGCCCAAATGTCATCCCATACGGCAAGCAGGGCCTCAACACGGGCACCTTTCCTAAAACTAAGCCTCACAGCAGCCACCCCCAACCTGGCCAAGGCCACGTCCCTCTCCTGCCCTCCCAGAGCCAGACACTCCCCCTGCCTCCAAAGCAGGACCCTCCACCCGCTGCCACCGTGCGGCCTTTCACCCCGGAGCTGCCTTCTTCCAAGCCGCAGACCCTTGCCACCAGCTCCATCTACTCCATGTACACTCAGCAGTCTGGCATCCAGGGAGCCCTCAGCAGATGTCAGAGCCGCCCCAATGGCTTTGTTAGTG TGTATGGGAAGCCGGTGATTCCCGGCGGAGGCTCCCAGCACCTGGAGAACCCTTACTCGGAACGTCGCTCCCCAGCGCTGGAATCCGAGGTGGACCAGAGCAGTGCAAACCACACGGGTCCCAGTCCATCCGAGGGCGCCCAACCAGAAACTGAGCGCATCCCGCGACCCCTCAGCCCCACCAAGCTGCTCCCTTTCATTTCTAACCCCTACCGGCACCAGAGCGACGGGGACCTGGAGGCCCTCAGGAAGAAGCTCTACAACGCCCCCAGGCCCCTGAAGAAGCGCAGCTCCATCACGGAGCCAGAGGGACCCGCGGGGCCCAACATCCAGAAGCTCCTCTACCAGAAAACCACGCTGGCAGCCATGGAGACCACTGTGATTACGACGACCACTCCCGCCTCTCCTGGTGAAGCAGAGAAGGGGTCTGAGGTAATCGTGGGGCCACACTTTCCGAGCCCATTGAGCGGCGCAGAGAACCACCCCTCCGATGCGGCACTATCTCTGGAGGGACCCCAGTTCCCGGGTGGGAATGTTCCCATTCCAGCTCCCATAGAACAAACCAGATCACCCGCCGTCATCCTCGACGCCGAAGACATCGTCCCCCCGCCTCCTCCGGCACACCCGGCCCCTCGGCCCGAAGATGCTCTcttcccgccgccgccgccgccccccccTGCTGGTCTGGAGGACCCCATCCCTAACCTGCCCCCTCTGCCTCCAGAGGGCTTCCTGGAAGAGTTCCCCCCTTACCCGCCGCCTCCGTACCCCAGTGGAGCGGAGCAGGACAGCCTGGGCGAGGACACCTTTAATATGAAAGCGCCTGAGGTCACCGGTCAGGTTGCTCTGCCTCCA GGCAAAAGGACCAACCTGCGCAAACTCGGCTCGGAACGCATCGACCATAACATGAGAGTCAAGTTCAACCCGCTGGCCCTGCTTCTCGACTCCTCTCTGGAGGGAGAGTTCGACCTGGTCCAGAGAATTATCTACGAG GTGGAGGACCCCAGCCAGCCCAACGACGAAGGTATCACCGCGCTACACAACGCCGTGTGCGCCGGACACACGGAGATTGTAAAGTTTCTCGTCCAATACGGCGTCAATGTCAACGCTGCAGACAGCGACGGCTG GACGCCtcttcactgtgccgcctcctGCAACAATGTGCAAGTGTGCAAGTTCCTGGTGGAGTCTGCCGCCGCCGTCTTCAACACGACGTACAGCGACATGCAGACGGCGGCCGACAAGTGCGAGGAGATGGAGGAAGGTTACACCCAGTGCTCCCAGTTCCTATATG GCGTTCAAGAGAAGATGGGCATCATGAACAGGGGCGTGGTCTACGCCCTGTGGGACTTCACGGGAGAGAATCCCGACGAGCTGTCCTTCCGCGACGGGGACTGCATGACGGTCGTCCGCCGGGAGGATGAGGACGAGATCGAGTGGTGGTGGGCGCGCCTGGGAGACAACGAGGGCTACATTCCCCGCAACCTACTCGGg CTGTACCCGAGAATAAAGCCACGACAGAGAAGCCTCGCTTAA
- the tp53bp2a gene encoding apoptosis-stimulating of p53 protein 2a isoform X1, which translates to MRYEAKMMPMFLTVYLSNNDQHFTEVPITPETLCRDVVDLCKEPGEADCHLSEMWRGSERAVGDGERMLDVLQRWGQHRAEVRFFLRHNRSPSRESAGSRGSEPKRNGVKCPPDRRMENGVSTPRMDMTLAELQEMAARQQQQIEAQQQLLASKEQRLRYLKQQEQRHQQQASEQEKLQRLRDNIENQEGRLKKVRALKGQVEQKRLSNGKLVEEIEQMNNLFLQKQRELVMAASKVEELSRQLDLLKSGKVDNYHDNQSSVAELERLYKELQLRNKLNQDQNAKLQLQRENLNKRNMEAAAMDKRISELRDRLWKKKAALQQKENVPNGYPSKERASKDTHPQVPSDGPASQQQSGGTSRVAAVGPYIQSSTLPRGGPGRHDLLVKPAYPDGTSTLPTHELQSKGGTEAIFLFEPLKELRAKRKGSHSSKLESNGHVPASSTLPRMTSHAHKDQDDTEPKRDRKVRPFSMFEPTEVPATSLRKNQSSDDLVRDAQSAPKVPVKVPPPVPTKPKGPNVIPYGKQGLNTGTFPKTKPHSSHPQPGQGHVPLLPSQSQTLPLPPKQDPPPAATVRPFTPELPSSKPQTLATSSIYSMYTQQSGIQGALSRCQSRPNGFVSVYGKPVIPGGGSQHLENPYSERRSPALESEVDQSSANHTGPSPSEGAQPETERIPRPLSPTKLLPFISNPYRHQSDGDLEALRKKLYNAPRPLKKRSSITEPEGPAGPNIQKLLYQKTTLAAMETTVITTTTPASPGEAEKGSEVIVGPHFPSPLSGAENHPSDAALSLEGPQFPGGNVPIPAPIEQTRSPAVILDAEDIVPPPPPAHPAPRPEDALFPPPPPPPPAGLEDPIPNLPPLPPEGFLEEFPPYPPPPYPSGAEQDSLGEDTFNMKAPEVTGQVALPPGKRTNLRKLGSERIDHNMRVKFNPLALLLDSSLEGEFDLVQRIIYEVEDPSQPNDEGITALHNAVCAGHTEIVKFLVQYGVNVNAADSDGWTPLHCAASCNNVQVCKFLVESAAAVFNTTYSDMQTAADKCEEMEEGYTQCSQFLYGVQEKMGIMNRGVVYALWDFTGENPDELSFRDGDCMTVVRREDEDEIEWWWARLGDNEGYIPRNLLGLYPRIKPRQRSLA; encoded by the exons ATGCGGTACGAAGCTAAAATGATGCCG ATGTTCCTGACAGTTTACCTCAgtaacaatgatcaacattttactGAGGTTCCCATCACTCCAGAAACACTATGTCGGGACGTGGTGGACTTGTGCAAGGAGCCGGGGGAGGCCGACTGTCACCTGTCGGAAATGTGGCGCGGATCCG AGCGAGCCGTAGGGGACGGGGAGCGGATGCTGGATGTGCTACAACGATGGGGACAGCACAGGGCGGAGGTGCGCTTCTTTCTGCGTCACAACCGATCCCCAAGTAGGGAATCGG CGGGGTCCAGAGGCTCGGAGCCAAAGAGAAATGGGGTGAAGTGTCCCCCAGACAGAAGGATGGAGAATGGG GTGTCAACACCCAGGATGGACATGACTTTGGCAGAGCTACAGGAGATGGCAGccaggcagcagcagcagattgAAGCCCAACAGCAACTCCTCGCTTCCAAG GAGCAGCGACTGCGCTACCTAAAGCAGCAGGAGCAGCGTCATCAGCAGCAAGCCTCTGAACAGGAGAAGCTGCAGCGCCTCCGTGACAACATCGAGAACCAGGAGGGGCGCCTCAAGAAGGTCCGAGCCCTCAAAGGCCAAGTGGAGCAGAAGCGCCTAAGCAACGGCAAACTCG TGGAGGAGATCGAGCAGATGAACAACCTCTTCCTGCAGAAGCAGCGAGAGCTGGTGATGGCCGCGTCCAAGGTGGAGGAGCTTAGCCGACAGCTGGACTTGCTCAAAAGTGGCAAAGTGGACAACTACCATGACAACCAGAGCTCCGTGGCTGAACTGGAGCGCCTCTACAAGGAGCTACAG CTGAGGAACAAGCTCAACCAGGACCAAAATGCCAAACTGCAGCTGCAGCGAGAGAACCTGAACAAGCGCAACATGGAGGCGGCCGCCATGGACAAGAGGATCAGCGAGCTCCGCGATCGACTGTGGAAGAAGAAGGCGGCTCTGCAGCAGAAGGAGAATGTGCCC AATGGCTATCCCAGTAAAGAGAGGGCTTCAAAAGACACACATCCTCAG GTGCCTTCTGATGGACCAGCCAGTCAGCAACAGTCAGGTGGTACATCTCGTGTGGCAGCGGTCGGCCCGTACATCCAGTCGTCCACACTGCCCCGCGGTGGCCCGGGCAGGCACGACCTGCTTGTAAAACCAGCCTACCCGGACGGCACCTCCACCTTGCCGACGCATGAGCTGCAGAGCAAGGGTGGAACAG AAGCCATATTCTTGTTTGAGCCTCTGAAAGAGCTTCGGGCCAAGAGAAAAG GGAGCCATTCATCGAAACTGGAGTCAAACGGTCATGTTCCAGCTTCTTCAACACTCCCACGAATGACATCTCACGCCCACAAAGACCAAG ATGACACAGAGCCCAAGAGGGACAGGAAGGTGCGTCCATTTTCCATGTTTGAACCGACTGAGGTTCCTGCTACATCACTCCGCAAAAACCAGAGCAGTGATGACTTGGTTAGGGATGCCCAG TCTGCTCCCAAGGTGCCAGTCAAGGTCCCGCCACCTGTGCCCACCAAACCAAAAGGCCCAAATGTCATCCCATACGGCAAGCAGGGCCTCAACACGGGCACCTTTCCTAAAACTAAGCCTCACAGCAGCCACCCCCAACCTGGCCAAGGCCACGTCCCTCTCCTGCCCTCCCAGAGCCAGACACTCCCCCTGCCTCCAAAGCAGGACCCTCCACCCGCTGCCACCGTGCGGCCTTTCACCCCGGAGCTGCCTTCTTCCAAGCCGCAGACCCTTGCCACCAGCTCCATCTACTCCATGTACACTCAGCAGTCTGGCATCCAGGGAGCCCTCAGCAGATGTCAGAGCCGCCCCAATGGCTTTGTTAGTG TGTATGGGAAGCCGGTGATTCCCGGCGGAGGCTCCCAGCACCTGGAGAACCCTTACTCGGAACGTCGCTCCCCAGCGCTGGAATCCGAGGTGGACCAGAGCAGTGCAAACCACACGGGTCCCAGTCCATCCGAGGGCGCCCAACCAGAAACTGAGCGCATCCCGCGACCCCTCAGCCCCACCAAGCTGCTCCCTTTCATTTCTAACCCCTACCGGCACCAGAGCGACGGGGACCTGGAGGCCCTCAGGAAGAAGCTCTACAACGCCCCCAGGCCCCTGAAGAAGCGCAGCTCCATCACGGAGCCAGAGGGACCCGCGGGGCCCAACATCCAGAAGCTCCTCTACCAGAAAACCACGCTGGCAGCCATGGAGACCACTGTGATTACGACGACCACTCCCGCCTCTCCTGGTGAAGCAGAGAAGGGGTCTGAGGTAATCGTGGGGCCACACTTTCCGAGCCCATTGAGCGGCGCAGAGAACCACCCCTCCGATGCGGCACTATCTCTGGAGGGACCCCAGTTCCCGGGTGGGAATGTTCCCATTCCAGCTCCCATAGAACAAACCAGATCACCCGCCGTCATCCTCGACGCCGAAGACATCGTCCCCCCGCCTCCTCCGGCACACCCGGCCCCTCGGCCCGAAGATGCTCTcttcccgccgccgccgccgccccccccTGCTGGTCTGGAGGACCCCATCCCTAACCTGCCCCCTCTGCCTCCAGAGGGCTTCCTGGAAGAGTTCCCCCCTTACCCGCCGCCTCCGTACCCCAGTGGAGCGGAGCAGGACAGCCTGGGCGAGGACACCTTTAATATGAAAGCGCCTGAGGTCACCGGTCAGGTTGCTCTGCCTCCA GGCAAAAGGACCAACCTGCGCAAACTCGGCTCGGAACGCATCGACCATAACATGAGAGTCAAGTTCAACCCGCTGGCCCTGCTTCTCGACTCCTCTCTGGAGGGAGAGTTCGACCTGGTCCAGAGAATTATCTACGAG GTGGAGGACCCCAGCCAGCCCAACGACGAAGGTATCACCGCGCTACACAACGCCGTGTGCGCCGGACACACGGAGATTGTAAAGTTTCTCGTCCAATACGGCGTCAATGTCAACGCTGCAGACAGCGACGGCTG GACGCCtcttcactgtgccgcctcctGCAACAATGTGCAAGTGTGCAAGTTCCTGGTGGAGTCTGCCGCCGCCGTCTTCAACACGACGTACAGCGACATGCAGACGGCGGCCGACAAGTGCGAGGAGATGGAGGAAGGTTACACCCAGTGCTCCCAGTTCCTATATG GCGTTCAAGAGAAGATGGGCATCATGAACAGGGGCGTGGTCTACGCCCTGTGGGACTTCACGGGAGAGAATCCCGACGAGCTGTCCTTCCGCGACGGGGACTGCATGACGGTCGTCCGCCGGGAGGATGAGGACGAGATCGAGTGGTGGTGGGCGCGCCTGGGAGACAACGAGGGCTACATTCCCCGCAACCTACTCGGg CTGTACCCGAGAATAAAGCCACGACAGAGAAGCCTCGCTTAA